A stretch of Meiothermus sp. QL-1 DNA encodes these proteins:
- the ftsA gene encoding cell division protein FtsA — MILVGLDVGTTKVTAVIGELSPDGILDIIGEGTVPSQGLRRGVVTNLERTTESIRQAVFQAERVAGVKVERVWVGVAGAHVRSVTSHGLAAIRRGQQITAADVERAIEQAKAYPFEGDFELIHALPLDFRVDGQEGIRDPIGMAGVRLEVDVHLVAGAKGPLTNLRKAVEDAGLEVEGLVLQAYASGLAVLSPEELSMTVMLVDIGGGTTDVAVFRHGRLAHSAVLPLGGDHVSQDIAKLLQIPVEEAERVAKKYGAALPELADPELVLEVSQEGATQVSYQAPELARIIRPRLREILHLARQSVDEALGPLEIIVGKVVLTGGASMVRGLEELARKQFNLPVRLGRPLGVQGLTDVVAAPTHATAVGLVRHAANLALQAPPKGHRSLRKSSSSKPADGGGNTASGLWERIKGMFKNFF, encoded by the coding sequence ATGATTCTCGTAGGCTTGGATGTTGGAACCACCAAGGTGACCGCCGTCATCGGTGAACTCTCGCCGGATGGCATCCTGGACATCATCGGCGAGGGCACCGTGCCTTCCCAGGGGCTCAGGCGAGGGGTGGTGACGAACCTCGAGCGCACCACCGAGTCGATCCGCCAGGCCGTCTTCCAGGCCGAACGGGTGGCCGGGGTCAAGGTCGAGCGGGTCTGGGTGGGGGTGGCCGGAGCCCACGTGCGCAGCGTCACCAGCCATGGCCTGGCCGCCATCCGCCGGGGTCAGCAAATTACCGCTGCCGACGTGGAGCGGGCCATCGAGCAGGCCAAAGCCTACCCCTTCGAGGGCGACTTCGAGCTCATCCACGCCCTGCCCCTCGACTTTCGGGTAGACGGCCAGGAGGGCATCCGCGACCCCATCGGCATGGCTGGGGTGCGGCTGGAGGTGGACGTGCACCTGGTGGCAGGGGCCAAGGGCCCCCTCACCAACCTGCGCAAGGCGGTGGAGGACGCGGGGCTCGAGGTCGAGGGCCTGGTCCTTCAGGCCTACGCCTCGGGGCTGGCGGTGCTCTCCCCCGAAGAGCTCTCCATGACCGTGATGCTGGTGGACATCGGCGGGGGAACCACCGACGTAGCGGTCTTCCGTCACGGCCGGCTGGCCCACTCGGCCGTGCTCCCCCTGGGGGGCGACCACGTCTCCCAGGACATCGCTAAACTCCTGCAAATCCCGGTGGAAGAGGCCGAACGGGTAGCCAAGAAGTACGGCGCCGCCCTGCCTGAGCTGGCCGACCCCGAGCTGGTGCTGGAGGTAAGCCAGGAGGGCGCCACCCAGGTCTCCTACCAGGCCCCCGAGCTGGCCCGCATCATCCGGCCTCGCCTGCGCGAAATCCTGCACCTGGCGCGCCAAAGCGTGGACGAGGCCCTGGGACCCCTGGAAATCATCGTGGGCAAGGTTGTTCTCACCGGAGGGGCCAGCATGGTAAGAGGGCTGGAGGAGCTGGCCCGCAAGCAGTTCAACCTGCCGGTCCGCCTGGGCAGGCCCCTAGGGGTGCAGGGGCTGACCGATGTGGTGGCAGCCCCCACCCACGCCACCGCGGTGGGGCTGGTGCGGCACGCCGCCAACCTGGCCCTTCAAGCCCCCCCCAAGGGGCACCGCTCTTTGCGCAAATCTTCCTCGAGCAAGCCCGCCGATGGCGGCGGCAACACAGCCAGCGGGCTATGGGAACGCATCAAGGGCATGTTCAAGAATTTCTTCTAG
- a CDS encoding cell division protein FtsQ/DivIB yields MRAVRLVLASLLLASLGVASWVALPVQAVEVVGHRHLSPSYVQEVTGLKPGSPWLWAWPHRLKPLLQNPWVREARLERPAWGQLRIVLEERTPIASLVQNSRRYGLSADGVLLPGAPPRTPQIRGLGEAPLAELVRLVELFPKAQEIRYGVGGYQVRLEGLWVWGQSVRELQGWAELRRIGPSASGNPLGAERVYVYSWGVSARR; encoded by the coding sequence ATGAGGGCTGTCCGTCTGGTTCTCGCCTCCCTGCTGCTGGCCTCGCTTGGGGTGGCCTCCTGGGTGGCCCTGCCGGTCCAGGCGGTGGAGGTGGTGGGCCACCGCCACCTCTCCCCCAGCTACGTGCAGGAGGTCACCGGCCTCAAGCCGGGCTCCCCCTGGCTGTGGGCCTGGCCCCACCGCCTGAAGCCCCTCCTGCAAAACCCCTGGGTTAGGGAAGCGCGGCTCGAGCGCCCCGCTTGGGGCCAGTTGCGCATCGTGCTGGAAGAGCGCACGCCCATCGCCAGCCTGGTTCAAAACAGCCGGCGCTACGGCCTTAGCGCCGATGGGGTACTCCTCCCCGGGGCCCCGCCCCGGACCCCCCAGATTCGGGGGCTGGGCGAGGCCCCGCTGGCCGAGCTCGTCCGCCTGGTGGAGCTTTTCCCGAAGGCCCAGGAGATCCGCTACGGCGTGGGGGGTTACCAGGTCAGGCTGGAGGGCCTTTGGGTCTGGGGCCAAAGTGTCAGGGAGTTGCAAGGTTGGGCCGAACTGCGCAGAATAGGCCCAAGTGCCTCCGGCAATCCTTTGGGTGCAGAACGCGTCTACGTGTATTCTTGGGGGGTGAGTGCTCGCCGATGA
- a CDS encoding UDP-N-acetylmuramate dehydrogenase, producing MRVEHLPLARLTTLGVGGMAEVWTVENLEDLKKATQAPYRVLGNGSNLLVSDKGVRERVIRLSGEFAAWSPDLSGWVGAGALLPSLLQAAARLGLSGLEGLYGIPAQVGGAVRMNAGTRFGEMKDALEAVEVFHDGALHLYQPHELGFGYRRSALPPGGIVTRVRFRLSPTSPEAVQARMALVDGARKGQPKRKSAGCAFKNPPGDSAGRLIDAMGLKGTRVGRAMISHEHGNFLVNLGGATAAELFALVKRVQSVLPLELEWEVWGEVEAPEVSV from the coding sequence ATGAGGGTCGAGCACCTGCCTTTGGCCCGGCTCACCACCCTGGGGGTGGGCGGTATGGCCGAGGTCTGGACGGTGGAGAACCTGGAAGACCTGAAAAAGGCCACCCAGGCCCCCTACAGGGTGCTGGGAAACGGCTCCAACCTGCTGGTCTCGGACAAAGGGGTGCGCGAGCGGGTAATCCGGCTTTCGGGCGAGTTTGCCGCCTGGAGTCCCGACCTTTCGGGCTGGGTGGGGGCCGGGGCCCTGCTGCCCAGCCTGCTCCAGGCCGCAGCCCGGCTGGGCCTCAGCGGGCTGGAAGGGCTCTATGGGATTCCGGCCCAGGTGGGGGGTGCGGTGCGGATGAACGCGGGCACCCGCTTCGGCGAGATGAAAGACGCTCTGGAAGCGGTGGAGGTCTTCCACGATGGGGCCCTGCACCTCTACCAGCCCCACGAGCTGGGCTTTGGCTACCGGCGCTCGGCCCTGCCGCCCGGGGGCATCGTCACGCGGGTGCGCTTCCGCCTGAGCCCTACCTCCCCCGAGGCGGTGCAGGCCCGGATGGCCCTGGTAGACGGGGCCCGCAAGGGCCAGCCCAAGAGGAAAAGCGCCGGCTGCGCCTTCAAAAACCCACCGGGCGACTCGGCCGGACGGCTCATAGACGCCATGGGCCTCAAGGGCACCCGGGTGGGCAGGGCCATGATCAGCCACGAGCACGGCAACTTCCTGGTCAACCTGGGAGGGGCCACGGCCGCCGAGCTATTCGCCCTGGTCAAGCGGGTACAGTCCGTGCTTCCGCTGGAGCTCGAGTGGGAGGTCTGGGGCGAGGTAGAGGCGCCGGAGGTGAGCGTATGA
- the murC gene encoding UDP-N-acetylmuramate--L-alanine ligase, with product MKHYHLMGIGGIGMSGLARLLRKDGHLVSGCDRHLSEVTRALEREGIRVYQGHSPDHLKGVDVLVASTAIAESEPELAAARSLGLPVWRRIQLVAELLKGGHSLGVTGSHGKTSTTAMLSSIFLAAHTDPTVLLGAEYKPLGGSVRAGRGAYRIAEVDESDPLFGLLELDVAVITNLEADHVAPDGRPRPNYYPSFAALQETMRAFARRARHVVYPSDPRWRILEELTQGCPRSRFGLLEGDCHTEGLELEPFGSRFSLVWRGETLGPITLQVPGEHNVANALAAATAALVAGLPFTAVQQGLAGYTGAARRFERVGELNGALVVDDYAHNATKLLALLKAARRTGLRVRAVFQPHRYGRSEQEWPLYAQALALADEAIVLDVYSAEEHPLHLSAAQIAQRIVEQLKAKGHTASHLGWEEALAYLRQSAAPGELILTIGAGNISRLGRLLVGQKEAV from the coding sequence GTGAAGCACTATCACCTGATGGGCATCGGGGGTATCGGAATGAGCGGCCTGGCCCGCCTGCTGCGCAAGGATGGCCATCTCGTGAGCGGCTGCGACCGTCATCTCTCCGAGGTAACCCGGGCCCTGGAACGGGAGGGCATCCGGGTCTACCAGGGCCACAGCCCCGACCATCTGAAGGGTGTGGACGTGCTGGTGGCCTCCACCGCCATCGCCGAAAGCGAGCCCGAGCTGGCCGCCGCCCGCAGCCTGGGCCTTCCGGTCTGGCGGCGCATCCAGCTGGTGGCCGAGCTCCTCAAGGGGGGCCACAGCCTGGGGGTAACGGGCTCCCACGGCAAGACCAGCACCACCGCCATGCTCTCCAGCATCTTCCTGGCAGCCCATACCGACCCCACCGTGCTCCTGGGGGCGGAGTACAAACCCCTGGGGGGCAGCGTCCGGGCCGGTCGGGGGGCCTACCGGATTGCCGAGGTGGACGAGTCCGACCCCCTGTTCGGCCTCCTAGAGCTCGATGTGGCGGTGATCACCAACCTCGAGGCCGACCATGTGGCCCCCGATGGCCGGCCCCGCCCCAACTACTACCCCTCCTTTGCGGCCCTGCAGGAGACCATGCGGGCCTTTGCCCGCCGGGCCCGGCACGTGGTCTACCCCAGCGACCCCCGCTGGCGGATACTGGAAGAGCTGACCCAAGGCTGCCCCCGCAGCCGCTTTGGGCTGCTGGAGGGGGATTGCCACACCGAGGGGCTCGAGCTGGAGCCCTTCGGCAGCCGCTTCAGCCTGGTCTGGCGGGGGGAGACCCTGGGGCCCATAACGCTCCAGGTGCCCGGCGAGCACAACGTGGCCAACGCCCTGGCCGCCGCCACGGCAGCGCTGGTGGCGGGGCTCCCCTTCACCGCGGTCCAGCAGGGGCTGGCCGGCTACACCGGGGCCGCGCGCCGGTTCGAGCGGGTGGGCGAGCTCAACGGGGCCTTGGTGGTGGATGACTACGCCCACAACGCCACCAAGCTCCTGGCCCTGCTCAAGGCCGCACGCCGCACCGGGCTCAGGGTGCGGGCGGTCTTCCAGCCCCACCGCTACGGTCGCAGCGAACAGGAGTGGCCCCTCTACGCCCAGGCCCTGGCGCTGGCCGACGAGGCCATCGTGCTCGACGTGTACAGCGCCGAAGAACATCCCTTGCACCTCAGCGCTGCCCAAATCGCCCAGCGCATCGTGGAGCAGCTCAAAGCCAAAGGCCACACCGCCAGCCACTTAGGCTGGGAGGAGGCCCTAGCCTACCTGCGCCAGAGCGCCGCCCCAGGCGAGCTCATCCTGACCATTGGGGCTGGAAACATCTCCCGGCTGGGCCGGCTTTTGGTGGGACAGAAGGAGGCGGTATGA
- a CDS encoding glycosyltransferase: MVIVTGGGTGGHLYPGLAVARALRDCGQAVAYVGAYGGLEERVLPSSGLPYRLIPAGKLSRDALRPAEGFRVLRGLGAARQVLRQLRPRAVLSMGGYAGFPLAWMAALEGVPLVIHEQNARLGLANRVLAQLARRVALATPLALPPHLAAKSQVVGYPVREERYSPEEARLRLGLDPHRPTLLVLGGSQGSLELNRELPERLYPLLSHWQVLHQCGLRWEAEMKPREKPHYHIRGYVEGPLAWSAADLAITRGGAGTLAEAAYHRVPVLGVPLPRHLDGGAQWANVGFYAERGAARRLASWGDFERELNALLEPSTREQIRARLEGLSPAGAARRLVQVLLEVM; this comes from the coding sequence ATGGTGATCGTGACAGGGGGCGGGACCGGCGGCCACCTCTACCCGGGGCTGGCGGTAGCCCGGGCTCTTCGGGATTGCGGCCAGGCTGTGGCCTATGTGGGGGCCTACGGGGGCCTGGAGGAGCGGGTCCTGCCCAGTAGCGGCCTGCCCTACCGCCTTATTCCCGCCGGCAAGCTCAGCCGCGACGCCCTGCGCCCGGCCGAAGGGTTCAGGGTGCTACGGGGGCTGGGCGCGGCCCGGCAGGTGCTCCGCCAGCTCAGGCCCAGGGCGGTGCTCAGCATGGGTGGGTACGCCGGGTTTCCGCTGGCCTGGATGGCCGCTTTGGAGGGGGTTCCCCTGGTCATTCACGAGCAGAATGCCCGGCTGGGGCTGGCCAACCGGGTCCTGGCCCAACTGGCCCGGCGGGTGGCCCTGGCCACCCCCCTGGCCCTGCCCCCCCATCTGGCGGCCAAAAGCCAGGTGGTGGGCTACCCGGTGCGGGAGGAGCGCTATTCGCCCGAGGAGGCCCGCCTGCGGCTGGGGCTGGACCCCCACCGGCCCACCCTTCTGGTGCTGGGGGGCAGCCAGGGGAGCCTCGAGCTCAACCGGGAGCTGCCCGAGCGGCTTTACCCGCTGCTCTCCCACTGGCAGGTGCTGCACCAGTGCGGGCTGCGCTGGGAGGCCGAGATGAAGCCCAGGGAAAAACCCCACTACCACATCCGGGGCTACGTGGAGGGGCCCCTGGCCTGGAGCGCCGCCGACCTGGCCATCACCCGGGGGGGTGCGGGCACCCTGGCCGAGGCCGCCTACCACCGGGTACCGGTGCTGGGGGTGCCCCTGCCGCGGCACCTGGACGGGGGGGCCCAGTGGGCCAACGTGGGCTTCTACGCCGAGCGGGGCGCAGCCCGGCGGCTGGCCTCCTGGGGGGATTTTGAAAGGGAGCTTAATGCTTTGCTCGAGCCCTCCACCCGTGAGCAAATCCGCGCTAGACTTGAGGGGTTGTCCCCTGCCGGGGCTGCCCGGCGGTTGGTCCAGGTCTTGTTGGAGGTGATGTGA
- a CDS encoding FtsW/RodA/SpoVE family cell cycle protein, with translation MDSILLLVQLLLFALSALGVAASDGMRGAREAHSLENLRNILLSLSLTLLVARLHPRWALWAARPLFFLALVLLGLNLVFGFGPSGERRFLDLPFVPFNLQPSELAKLAVPLYLAAFFHQKPADYPIIGPVMAIVLASGLILISPDLDTALFLLFLAGFLLLTIGVPARRLLAIMLSGGLVLLAFSGAFLERLQKARDRFESWQTYVSGRVNELSPELLRGPLYQITQAHKAIVNAGPLGQGLSARMPHIPESHNDFILASILWAGGWLAGAVLLLAWWLLLARGLQIAAHLEGAYSVLAVGLTLYLTLQAALNIAAVLGVIPIGGSPLPLVSVGGNAMLMAGVAMGLLHALAREAFKKEVRP, from the coding sequence ATGGATAGCATTCTCCTGCTGGTCCAGCTCCTTCTTTTCGCCCTTTCGGCCCTGGGGGTGGCCGCCTCCGACGGGATGCGGGGGGCAAGGGAGGCCCACAGCCTGGAGAACCTGCGCAACATACTCCTTTCCCTGAGCCTAACCCTCCTGGTGGCCCGGCTGCACCCCCGCTGGGCGCTCTGGGCGGCCAGACCCCTCTTTTTCCTGGCCCTGGTCCTGCTGGGGCTCAACCTGGTCTTCGGCTTCGGCCCGAGCGGCGAGCGGCGCTTTCTGGACCTGCCCTTTGTTCCCTTCAACCTCCAGCCCTCCGAGCTGGCCAAGCTCGCGGTTCCCCTTTATCTGGCCGCCTTCTTCCACCAGAAGCCCGCCGACTACCCCATCATCGGTCCGGTAATGGCCATCGTGCTGGCCTCGGGGCTGATCCTCATCTCGCCCGACCTGGACACCGCCTTGTTCCTGCTCTTCCTGGCGGGGTTTTTGCTCCTCACCATCGGCGTGCCGGCCCGACGCCTGCTGGCCATCATGCTCTCGGGGGGCCTGGTCTTGCTGGCCTTTTCGGGCGCCTTCCTGGAGCGCTTGCAGAAGGCCCGCGACCGCTTTGAAAGCTGGCAAACCTACGTAAGCGGCCGGGTGAACGAGCTAAGCCCGGAGCTTTTGCGGGGGCCCCTGTACCAGATTACCCAGGCCCACAAGGCCATCGTGAATGCCGGTCCCCTGGGCCAGGGCCTCAGCGCCCGCATGCCCCACATACCAGAGTCGCACAACGACTTCATCCTGGCCTCCATCCTCTGGGCTGGGGGATGGCTGGCCGGCGCCGTGCTGCTTCTGGCCTGGTGGCTATTGCTCGCCCGGGGCCTGCAGATCGCGGCCCACCTCGAGGGGGCCTACAGCGTGCTGGCCGTGGGCCTCACCCTTTACCTCACCCTACAAGCGGCCCTCAACATCGCCGCGGTGCTGGGGGTGATTCCCATCGGGGGCTCTCCCCTGCCCCTGGTCAGCGTGGGGGGCAACGCCATGCTTATGGCCGGGGTGGCCATGGGGCTGCTGCACGCCCTGGCCCGCGAGGCCTTCAAAAAGGAGGTGCGGCCGTGA
- the murD gene encoding UDP-N-acetylmuramoyl-L-alanine--D-glutamate ligase, producing the protein MRRLVYGLGRSGLGVLGYLKRHGLEARFYDDAPKPEEVAQARALGFIQEPHPTPGQYDQVIAAPGVPLAHPRLRALEEGGAEIIGEAELVYRHSRTPLIGITGTAGKTSCTLFTAHFLRALGFKAREGGNIDPPLASVVDEAEVVATELSSFQLERTHRFRPRVAVLLLLGVDHLDRHGSLEAYHAAKLRLIQNLTPEDALVYNARDEKIRAAAARSPARLYPFEPAATPRETNLNAALQAALAYAHIVLREDPGRPWPFAPTPENLWPFRKSAPWPEARYQVFARIGEVEFIDDSIATRLEAVRTALEAAPAPVAWVLGGVDKGAPAEELEEVVGRKVALILAIGRDGPKLAAPFQRLVEVVEIREPDGRKALEQAVQIALARLSRGSVLLAPLAASFDQFKDYKERSRIFREVVRALEGGHG; encoded by the coding sequence ATGAGGCGGCTGGTCTACGGCCTGGGGCGCAGCGGGCTCGGGGTGCTGGGCTACCTCAAGCGGCACGGGCTGGAGGCCCGTTTCTACGACGATGCGCCCAAACCCGAGGAGGTGGCCCAGGCCCGGGCCCTGGGCTTCATCCAGGAGCCCCACCCCACCCCGGGACAGTACGACCAGGTGATCGCGGCCCCTGGGGTCCCCCTCGCGCACCCCCGTCTCAGGGCCCTGGAGGAGGGGGGGGCCGAGATTATCGGCGAGGCGGAGCTGGTCTACCGCCACTCCAGGACCCCCCTGATCGGCATCACCGGTACTGCGGGCAAGACCAGTTGCACCCTTTTCACCGCCCATTTCCTGCGGGCCCTGGGCTTCAAGGCGCGGGAGGGGGGCAACATCGACCCCCCCCTAGCGAGCGTGGTGGACGAGGCCGAGGTGGTGGCGACGGAGCTTTCCAGTTTCCAGCTCGAGCGCACCCACCGGTTCCGCCCTCGGGTGGCGGTCCTCCTCCTGCTGGGGGTGGACCACCTGGACCGGCACGGAAGCCTGGAGGCGTACCACGCGGCCAAGCTCCGGCTCATTCAGAACCTCACCCCCGAGGACGCCTTGGTCTACAACGCCCGCGACGAGAAAATCCGGGCAGCAGCGGCCCGAAGCCCAGCCCGGCTCTACCCCTTCGAGCCCGCGGCCACCCCCCGCGAGACCAACCTCAACGCCGCCTTGCAAGCGGCCCTGGCCTATGCCCATATCGTTTTGCGGGAAGACCCAGGCCGCCCCTGGCCCTTCGCCCCCACCCCAGAAAACCTCTGGCCCTTCCGCAAAAGCGCCCCTTGGCCCGAGGCCCGCTACCAGGTCTTCGCCCGGATTGGAGAAGTGGAGTTCATCGACGACTCCATCGCCACCCGGCTCGAGGCGGTGCGCACAGCCCTGGAAGCCGCGCCTGCCCCGGTGGCCTGGGTGCTGGGCGGGGTGGACAAGGGGGCCCCGGCCGAGGAGCTGGAGGAGGTGGTCGGGCGCAAGGTGGCCCTCATCCTGGCCATCGGCAGGGATGGCCCCAAGCTGGCCGCCCCATTCCAGCGGCTGGTTGAGGTGGTGGAAATCCGCGAGCCCGACGGGCGAAAGGCCCTGGAGCAAGCGGTGCAAATAGCCCTCGCCCGACTTTCGAGAGGAAGCGTGCTGCTGGCCCCGCTGGCCGCTTCCTTCGACCAGTTCAAAGACTACAAGGAGCGCTCCCGAATTTTTCGGGAGGTGGTACGCGCCCTGGAGGGAGGCCATGGATAG
- a CDS encoding phospho-N-acetylmuramoyl-pentapeptide-transferase gives MNVLAAALLSWFLTGIWITLMQALGLGKRVRAEGPQSHQSKAGTPSMGGVAFLLAAAVVYALAGGDRWAGLWLLVLGMALLGLADDLAGSLRRPLRAREKLAVQALMSLVFALWAVRQVQYTPYPLLDVLLFTLVVIAACNAFNFTDGVDGLLASITAVILLPFLGLPLAQTNLGALLGFLWYNAPRATVFMGDTGSMALGALVAGLFILEGRLFWLPLVALVPVLEVLSVVVQVAYFRRTGRRLLKMSPLHHHFELSGWSEAKVVFRFTGLTALCTALAAHLWGGGG, from the coding sequence ATGAACGTCCTGGCCGCCGCCCTTCTAAGCTGGTTCCTCACCGGAATCTGGATCACCCTGATGCAGGCCTTAGGGCTTGGCAAGCGGGTGCGGGCCGAAGGCCCCCAGAGCCACCAGTCCAAGGCGGGCACCCCCAGCATGGGGGGGGTGGCCTTCCTGCTGGCGGCGGCGGTGGTCTACGCCTTGGCCGGGGGGGACCGGTGGGCCGGGCTTTGGCTGCTGGTGCTGGGGATGGCCCTTCTGGGTCTGGCGGACGACCTGGCCGGCTCGCTGCGCCGGCCGCTGCGGGCACGGGAAAAGCTGGCGGTGCAGGCCCTGATGAGCCTGGTCTTTGCTCTGTGGGCCGTCCGGCAGGTGCAGTACACCCCCTACCCCTTGCTGGATGTCCTTCTCTTCACCCTGGTGGTGATAGCCGCCTGCAATGCCTTCAACTTCACCGACGGGGTAGACGGGCTTCTAGCCAGCATCACCGCGGTAATCCTGCTGCCTTTCCTGGGCCTGCCGCTGGCCCAGACCAACTTGGGAGCGCTGCTCGGCTTCCTATGGTACAACGCCCCACGGGCCACAGTCTTCATGGGGGACACCGGAAGCATGGCCCTGGGGGCCCTGGTGGCAGGGCTCTTCATCCTGGAAGGCCGGCTCTTTTGGCTTCCGCTGGTGGCCCTGGTCCCGGTGTTGGAGGTGCTCTCGGTGGTGGTGCAGGTGGCCTACTTCCGCCGCACCGGCCGGCGGCTTCTCAAGATGAGCCCCCTGCACCACCACTTCGAGCTTTCGGGGTGGAGTGAGGCCAAGGTGGTCTTCCGCTTTACCGGGCTCACCGCGCTCTGCACCGCCCTGGCGGCGCACCTTTGGGGAGGGGGAGGATGA
- the murF gene encoding UDP-N-acetylmuramoyl-tripeptide--D-alanyl-D-alanine ligase: protein MAARKTKELSAEWVASLVGGRLHPPTAPAHDLHWDSRQVGPGVAFFALPGARTHGRLFAQEALAKGASFVVSDQPHPGTVQVGRPERALVALGRALREAFSGLVLAVGGSSGKTTTKACIAQALGWPAPEGNLNNAPGLTRFFFHLEGAEGCVVELGIDRLLEMAELAYLARPDFAVLTGLGAEHLEGLGSLENVVREESWLLWVSPLRLASAQAAERLGWPGLKTYGIGTGDFRAEGLELGLDYSRFRYAQHRVHLPYPGYGAVLGGLAALAVCEMLGRPLSEAIERLAELRLPPGRMQRLRRGGIEFIHDAYNANPLSLRAGLEFLKTQPGRKWLVLGPMAELGEAALAYHLEAARLAAQVSPHRIFIGPLARAQAAEAGGEAFESLEEAGQFLEQKAQPGDLIYLKASRSAGLERILERWPKEGECEEVF from the coding sequence ATGGCCGCGCGGAAGACCAAGGAGCTAAGCGCAGAGTGGGTAGCCAGCCTCGTCGGGGGCAGGCTGCACCCCCCCACGGCCCCAGCCCACGACCTGCACTGGGACTCGAGGCAGGTGGGGCCAGGGGTGGCCTTCTTCGCCCTGCCCGGGGCCCGGACCCACGGCCGGCTCTTCGCCCAGGAAGCCCTGGCCAAAGGCGCCTCTTTCGTGGTGAGCGACCAGCCCCACCCCGGCACGGTCCAGGTCGGCCGGCCTGAACGGGCGCTGGTGGCCCTGGGGCGGGCCCTGCGCGAGGCCTTCAGCGGCCTGGTGCTGGCGGTGGGGGGCAGCTCGGGCAAGACCACCACCAAGGCCTGCATCGCCCAGGCCTTAGGCTGGCCCGCGCCCGAGGGCAACCTCAACAACGCCCCCGGCCTTACCCGGTTCTTCTTTCACCTGGAGGGGGCCGAGGGCTGCGTGGTGGAGCTGGGCATCGACCGCCTGCTGGAGATGGCCGAGCTGGCCTACCTGGCCAGGCCCGACTTCGCCGTGCTGACCGGCCTGGGGGCCGAACACCTGGAGGGGCTTGGGAGCCTGGAGAATGTCGTGAGGGAGGAAAGCTGGCTGCTTTGGGTGAGCCCCCTGCGCCTTGCCAGCGCACAGGCCGCCGAGCGGCTGGGCTGGCCGGGGCTCAAGACCTACGGCATCGGGACGGGCGACTTCCGGGCCGAAGGGCTGGAGCTTGGCCTGGACTACAGCCGCTTCCGCTACGCCCAGCACCGGGTCCACCTGCCCTACCCCGGCTACGGAGCCGTGCTGGGGGGGCTGGCCGCGCTGGCGGTGTGCGAGATGCTGGGCCGGCCCCTGAGCGAGGCCATCGAGCGGCTGGCCGAGCTTCGGCTGCCTCCGGGCCGGATGCAGCGGCTTCGGCGAGGCGGGATTGAGTTCATCCACGACGCCTACAACGCTAACCCTCTTTCTCTCAGGGCGGGGCTCGAGTTCCTCAAAACCCAGCCCGGCCGCAAGTGGCTGGTGTTGGGCCCCATGGCCGAGCTGGGGGAGGCGGCGCTGGCCTACCACCTCGAGGCAGCCCGCTTGGCCGCCCAGGTAAGCCCCCACCGCATCTTCATCGGTCCGCTGGCCCGGGCCCAGGCCGCCGAGGCCGGAGGCGAAGCCTTCGAGAGCCTGGAGGAGGCCGGGCAGTTCCTGGAACAAAAAGCCCAGCCGGGCGACCTGATCTACCTCAAGGCCTCGCGCAGCGCGGGCCTGGAGCGAATTCTGGAGCGCTGGCCCAAGGAGGGGGAATGCGAAGAGGTCTTCTGA